From the genome of candidate division TA06 bacterium:
GGAAGAGTTTGGGGACCTCGACTAAGAATGAATGTTTGATCCTTGTAACGTGGTTGGCTTCTACACTGATCAAGTCTCTGAACGTTTCGTGAGGGTTCTTGAGTATCACCTCGTGCGATCCAGCAGTCACATTGTCAAGCCACCGGGGCACTTCACCTATCTCTCTTCCATCGAGGTAAACAATCGTTCCGGGGCTGGATTCGACACTTATCGACCCGAAGGCAACGCTTCCAACCTCCAGTCTGTGAAGTTGGCCGACAGGTTCGCCAGACGAAACGTACACCACTATGGCATCAGCTGATCCGACGCTATATATTTCAAAATCGTCCCCTGGGCCGTCGATGATCTCCTCGCGTGGACCCATGTCGAGTGTTATCCAGCCATCCTTGCCGAGTTTTGCGTAGGATACCTTCACCGCGCCGTAATCGGGTTTGCCCAATGCGGCTTCCATCGATTTGGCGTCGCCTCCTCTTCCGGCAAAGAAGTCTCTCACTTCGTCCGCGTATCCGTCACTCCCAGAGAATCTCGATGCGACAATGGCATCAATTGAAGCACCCGAGCCAGCATCAACGATTTTCACGTATCTTGCTGAAGCGAGGTTGGCTTTTTCCAGATCGAAAGACATTATTTTTGATCCCGGAATGTCAGGATATCTGAAGTACCCGAGAGAAAACCACTGCATTGATGCCGCTGCTACTGACGAACTTGAGAGAATCAGACACACCACGGTAGGCGTGAGCAGTTTGAACATGGCCACCTCCTCTTGAAGACGATCTCTTAGTATGCATGGAGTCCTCCCAGAAAGAGGTTTCCGAGCATAGTAAATACAACCAGTGAAAAGCCGATAATAGAGAGAATAGCTGAGCCACGACCGCGCCAGCCTTTGACAAAGCGGGTGTGCAGATAGGCAGAGTAGACGAGCCATACAACGAGAGAACCCACTTCCTTCGGATCCCAGGACCAGAAGGATCCCCAGGCGCGTTGGGCCCATATGGCGCCAGCGAATAGCGCGCCTATTGTGAACAGGGGATATCCCAGCTTTATAAAGTTGTAGGATAAACTGTCCAGTCTCGAAAGGGGTTCCGAAGATGTTTCAGAATCGCCCCGTCGCAGCACTCTCTTACGAATGAAAAGGTACATGATGGACGTAGCAAAGGCCACGGCGAACGCCGCCTCTCCAAAGACCGCGAGCGTCACGTGGATGTGCAGCCAGTAGCTTTGCAGGGCCGGAACAAGCTGTGTCTGTCCCTCCTTCGGAAGCAGTGAAGCGCCCACTATCATTGCAAAGGCGACGCCTCCTATCATGGTTCCCATGGCCGCCCACCTGAGGCGGAACGTCATTATCAGATAGAGCAGCACTGTCGCCCAGCCGAAAAGGGACATGTACTCGAACAGGTCTGTAAAGGGAAGATGACGGGTTCCAATAGACCTGACGATGAGGGCGGCGGTCTGGGCGACGAACCCGATGGCCATAACAGCCCTTGCTGAGACCCACAGTCCGTTTCGCTTATTGATGGTCGCCAGGATATTTAGGATTATTCCTAGAAGATACGCCCAGAAAGCAACCCAGAAGAGGAAGACATCGTTCATGTTAATGATTCCTCCTTTTGCTCCATTGAGTGATTGATCCTTGGGCTCCGGGCAAGGCTGAGACTGAGAATAAGCCCGATTGCCGCGCCCGCAAATCCGATGTAGACCAGTCCTATCCCAGGGGAGCTTGCTATCTCCAGAATCGAATAGAAACTAGGTTCATAGTCCAAGAACAGGATGTCATAGAACCCATCCCGGGAATGAAATCCAGGAATTTCTATGAAGGACCAGCCGGACGAGAGGAGATTGTCATCCACGTACAATTCGACTAGAACTGCCGGGTTTCTATGTTCTGCAGAACGGTTGTCAACTCTACCTGTATGGACATCTATCACAAAGTCGCCCACGAAGTCCTTAACAAGCACGGAGAAATTGGTCCGGCTCACCTTAGTCCTTTTCTTGAACTTAGCTGTCGTGCGTCCGATACGCTCGCCACTTCCCTTATCTGTTACGGCCAGAGAAGCTGACTCTATCCCCCTGCGTTCCTTGCCATAGGAGTTCTGAAAGATGTTGATACCTCTATGAGTAAGTGGATGATTGACCGTGATGCTGTGGTCTTCGATCTTCCCGTCAGGGTAAATGAGGGAGACATGGGACCGGTACTGCTTCACCGCGCCATCCGCGGTCGTCTCGATCTCGAATCTATTCAAACGTAACTTTGTTTCAGTTCCGGGGACCGGGATGCTATCTCCCTGAGACATCTTCTTCTGGGTTCTAAAACCCCGCAGTCCGGTGGTCATTCCACCCAGAAGTACCAAGACCATGCTGAGGTGCAGTATTATAGAACCAAGTCTTCTAATCGATACCGGGGTGCGCTTGATGCCGGAGCGGAGCAGGGCGACCGCCCTCCGGGTAATGCAGATTCATATGTCAAGAGCGAGAAAGGCGAGCATTCCCAGGAACCAGCCCGTTCTGAAGACATTGTCCAGCCCAAATGCAAGGATGATGT
Proteins encoded in this window:
- the ccsB gene encoding c-type cytochrome biogenesis protein CcsB, which gives rise to MNDVFLFWVAFWAYLLGIILNILATINKRNGLWVSARAVMAIGFVAQTAALIVRSIGTRHLPFTDLFEYMSLFGWATVLLYLIMTFRLRWAAMGTMIGGVAFAMIVGASLLPKEGQTQLVPALQSYWLHIHVTLAVFGEAAFAVAFATSIMYLFIRKRVLRRGDSETSSEPLSRLDSLSYNFIKLGYPLFTIGALFAGAIWAQRAWGSFWSWDPKEVGSLVVWLVYSAYLHTRFVKGWRGRGSAILSIIGFSLVVFTMLGNLFLGGLHAY
- a CDS encoding PASTA domain-containing protein, whose protein sequence is MFKLLTPTVVCLILSSSSVAAASMQWFSLGYFRYPDIPGSKIMSFDLEKANLASARYVKIVDAGSGASIDAIVASRFSGSDGYADEVRDFFAGRGGDAKSMEAALGKPDYGAVKVSYAKLGKDGWITLDMGPREEIIDGPGDDFEIYSVGSADAIVVYVSSGEPVGQLHRLEVGSVAFGSISVESSPGTIVYLDGREIGEVPRWLDNVTAGSHEVILKNPHETFRDLISVEANHVTRIKHSFLVEVPKLFRLTEKAAGDKLKAAGFRVKVKYATNEEYPFGRVIAQSPKAGEKAHAGSTVKITVNREAKY